One Corynebacterium tuberculostearicum DNA window includes the following coding sequences:
- the arsB gene encoding ACR3 family arsenite efflux transporter: protein MAVTQRPKLSFLDRFLPVWIIMAMAVGLLIGHFLPGIGEALSALEVGGISLPIALGLLVMMYPPLAKVRYEKTRDIAADGRLMVVSIVLNWLVGPALMFTLAWIFLADQPELRTGLIIVGLARCIAMVLVWSDLSCADREATAVLVAINSVFQVAMFGVLGWFYLQILPGWLGLDTTSADFSFWSIVTAVLVFLGVPLLLGVLSRVWGEKVKGREWFENRFLPAVSPLAMIGLLYTIVLLFSLQGEQLVAQPTAVIKVAIPLVIYFVGMFFLALGVAKLVEMNYAQSASVAFTAAGNNFELAIAVSIGTFGAASAQALAGTIGPLIEIPVLVGLVYVMLWIGPKLFPGDKSLPN, encoded by the coding sequence ATGGCCGTTACGCAACGCCCAAAGTTGTCATTTCTCGATAGATTCCTTCCCGTTTGGATCATCATGGCCATGGCTGTGGGGCTATTGATCGGACACTTCCTGCCAGGCATTGGAGAAGCACTGTCTGCTCTAGAGGTTGGCGGCATTTCTCTTCCAATCGCGCTGGGCCTGCTAGTTATGATGTATCCGCCCTTGGCTAAAGTCCGCTATGAAAAGACCCGAGATATTGCTGCCGATGGCCGGTTGATGGTGGTATCGATTGTGTTGAATTGGCTGGTGGGGCCTGCATTGATGTTCACCCTGGCGTGGATATTTCTTGCCGATCAGCCAGAGCTGCGAACCGGCCTGATTATCGTTGGGCTAGCCCGTTGTATCGCAATGGTCCTAGTATGGTCCGATCTCTCCTGCGCCGATCGGGAGGCCACCGCCGTTCTTGTCGCCATAAACTCTGTATTCCAGGTAGCCATGTTCGGTGTGCTGGGATGGTTCTATTTGCAGATTTTGCCAGGGTGGTTGGGGCTAGATACCACCTCTGCTGATTTCTCTTTCTGGTCTATCGTCACCGCGGTTCTCGTATTTTTGGGAGTCCCCCTGCTGCTTGGTGTGCTCTCACGGGTCTGGGGTGAGAAAGTCAAAGGCCGCGAATGGTTTGAAAACCGCTTCCTTCCGGCTGTTTCTCCCTTGGCGATGATCGGCTTGCTCTATACCATTGTGTTGCTATTCTCCCTGCAGGGAGAACAGTTGGTAGCGCAGCCCACGGCGGTGATCAAGGTTGCGATTCCGTTGGTCATCTACTTTGTTGGAATGTTTTTCCTAGCTTTGGGTGTGGCAAAGCTCGTGGAAATGAACTACGCGCAATCCGCTTCCGTTGCGTTTACCGCAGCTGGTAATAATTTCGAACTAGCCATCGCGGTTTCCATTGGCACTTTTGGGGCGGCGTCGGCACAGGCTCTCGCCGGTACCATCGGGCCGCTTATTGAGATTCCGGTGCTCGTGGGACTTGTGTATGTGATGCTCTGGATAGGGCCGAAGCTTTTCCCTGGAGACAAAAGCTTGCCAAATTAA
- a CDS encoding DUF4233 domain-containing protein, whose protein sequence is MSRDTHHPRGEHQPRPPRRTRGRGREEQIPESEIGPLGMGQAPVKDPLKSFNGMVIASSLTMEALALSFALPMLYKLYDGTLWTPFNYGFVIAAVVFHLVMIAFMNKKWALSVIVWAQLLCVIVGFMVHWAVAAIFIIFGMEWLLAVYLRSNLIARMKRGYLTTQHLNEK, encoded by the coding sequence ATGAGCCGCGATACTCACCACCCGCGCGGAGAGCACCAGCCTCGCCCGCCCCGCCGCACCCGGGGCCGTGGCCGCGAAGAACAGATCCCGGAAAGCGAGATCGGCCCCCTCGGCATGGGCCAAGCCCCAGTCAAGGACCCGCTCAAAAGCTTCAACGGGATGGTCATTGCCAGCTCCCTGACCATGGAGGCGCTCGCCTTATCCTTCGCACTGCCGATGCTGTACAAGCTCTATGACGGCACCTTGTGGACCCCCTTTAACTACGGCTTTGTCATCGCCGCAGTGGTATTCCACCTCGTGATGATCGCATTCATGAATAAGAAGTGGGCGCTGTCCGTCATTGTGTGGGCACAGCTGTTGTGCGTCATTGTGGGCTTTATGGTCCACTGGGCCGTGGCCGCCATCTTCATCATCTTTGGCATGGAGTGGCTGCTGGCCGTCTACCTGCGCAGCAACCTCATCGCCCGCATGAAGCGCGGATACCTCACCACGCAGCACCTCAACGAGAAATAA
- the ndk gene encoding nucleoside-diphosphate kinase: MTERTLILIKPDGVKNGHVGEIISRIERKGLKLAELDLRVADRETAEKHYEEHKDKPFFGDLVEFITSAPLIAGVVEGERAIEAWRQLAGGTDPVSKATPGSIRGDFALTVGENIVHGSDSPESAEREIAIWFPNL, from the coding sequence ATGACTGAACGTACACTGATTCTCATCAAGCCGGACGGCGTAAAGAACGGCCACGTAGGCGAAATCATCTCCCGCATCGAGCGCAAGGGCCTGAAGCTGGCCGAACTCGATCTGCGCGTTGCTGACCGCGAGACCGCGGAGAAGCACTACGAGGAGCACAAGGATAAGCCATTCTTTGGTGACCTCGTCGAGTTCATCACCTCCGCACCGCTTATCGCTGGTGTTGTCGAGGGCGAGCGCGCCATCGAGGCTTGGCGCCAGCTGGCCGGTGGCACCGACCCAGTTTCCAAGGCTACCCCGGGCAGCATCCGCGGCGACTTCGCTCTGACCGTTGGCGAGAACATCGTGCACGGCTCCGACTCCCCTGAGTCTGCAGAGCGCGAGATCGCTATCTGGTTCCCGAACCTTTAA
- the folC gene encoding bifunctional tetrahydrofolate synthase/dihydrofolate synthase, whose protein sequence is MADKDKETEDFEIVDALKEGTDGGPVEITESGLTLNLGMGSEDEYNEAAPQEVSAEELRALAEVEEELNERWPETKIEPSLDRIEMLMDLLGHPERSFDVIHIAGTNGKSSTARMVDSLLRAFHRRVGLVTSPHLQRVTERIGIDGQPIHPRDYVRIWHEIKPFVEMVDAQSDVPMSKFEVLVGLSYAAFADAPVDVAVVEVGLGGRWDATNVVNADVSVITPVGLDHTDYLGDTLAEIAGEKAGIIKPREDADDPLTPNENIVVIAEQDPEAMRVILQQAVDVEAGVARSGSEFAALESRIAVGGQQVNIQGLGGLYEDIFLPLHGEHQAKNSAVALAAVEAFFGASAGHPLDVATVRNGFAQAISPGRLERVRTSPTTFIDAAHNPHGAKALGAALDRDFDFARLIGVLSIFADKDATGILTALEPYLTEVVITQNSSPRALDAYDLAETARDIFGEERLYVADNLPGAYAQAVELAEEAEVQSGSGIIITGSVVTAGDARAMFGKEPA, encoded by the coding sequence GTGGCGGACAAGGACAAGGAGACTGAGGACTTCGAAATCGTCGATGCCCTCAAAGAAGGCACCGACGGTGGCCCGGTGGAAATCACCGAGTCCGGCCTGACGCTCAACTTGGGCATGGGCAGCGAGGACGAGTACAACGAGGCCGCACCGCAAGAGGTGTCGGCCGAAGAGCTGCGCGCCCTAGCGGAGGTAGAAGAAGAGCTCAATGAGCGCTGGCCGGAAACCAAGATTGAGCCTTCCCTCGACCGCATCGAGATGCTCATGGATCTGCTTGGCCACCCTGAGCGTTCTTTCGATGTCATCCACATTGCCGGCACCAACGGCAAGTCCTCTACCGCACGCATGGTGGATTCGCTCCTGCGCGCCTTCCACCGCCGCGTCGGCCTTGTCACCAGCCCGCACCTGCAGCGCGTCACGGAGCGCATCGGCATCGATGGCCAGCCTATCCACCCGCGCGATTATGTGCGCATCTGGCACGAGATCAAGCCTTTTGTGGAGATGGTCGATGCCCAGTCGGACGTTCCCATGTCCAAGTTCGAGGTCCTTGTCGGCTTGTCCTATGCCGCGTTTGCCGACGCTCCCGTGGACGTCGCCGTCGTCGAAGTCGGCCTCGGCGGCCGGTGGGATGCCACCAACGTGGTCAATGCGGATGTCTCCGTCATTACCCCGGTGGGCCTGGACCACACGGATTACCTGGGCGATACCCTCGCAGAGATCGCCGGTGAAAAGGCCGGCATTATCAAGCCGCGCGAGGATGCCGATGATCCGCTGACGCCCAATGAAAACATCGTGGTTATCGCGGAACAGGACCCTGAGGCAATGCGGGTTATCCTGCAGCAGGCCGTGGACGTGGAGGCGGGCGTCGCCCGCTCCGGCTCCGAATTTGCTGCCCTCGAGTCCCGCATCGCCGTCGGTGGTCAGCAGGTCAACATCCAGGGCCTTGGCGGCCTGTACGAGGATATTTTCCTGCCCCTGCACGGCGAGCACCAAGCCAAGAATTCCGCCGTGGCTCTTGCTGCGGTGGAGGCGTTCTTCGGCGCCTCGGCCGGCCACCCGCTGGATGTTGCGACCGTGCGCAATGGTTTTGCCCAAGCGATTTCACCCGGCCGCCTGGAGCGCGTGCGTACCTCACCAACGACGTTTATTGACGCCGCCCATAACCCCCACGGCGCCAAGGCCCTCGGTGCTGCGCTGGACCGCGATTTCGACTTCGCCCGCCTCATCGGTGTGCTCTCGATTTTCGCGGATAAGGACGCCACCGGCATCCTCACCGCACTCGAGCCTTACCTCACCGAGGTAGTCATCACCCAAAACTCCTCGCCGCGCGCGCTCGATGCCTACGACTTGGCAGAGACCGCCCGCGATATCTTTGGCGAGGAGCGATTGTACGTAGCCGATAACCTGCCGGGCGCCTATGCCCAGGCCGTGGAGCTTGCCGAGGAGGCCGAGGTCCAGTCCGGCTCCGGCATCATCATCACCGGCTCGGTCGTCACCGCTGGTGATGCCCGCGCGATGTTTGGAAAGGAACCTGCATGA
- a CDS encoding ArsR/SmtB family transcription factor, which produces MDSSPSNADNTPDAQCCSLSSGPLSQGDSLRFSQQFKVLADPARLRLLSILCDEGCGPMSVTELTALSGLSQPTVSHHLGKLRESGLLIKQQSGRTVTHRVQKEAFRTLRQLLSFD; this is translated from the coding sequence ATGGACTCCTCCCCTAGCAATGCCGATAACACCCCGGATGCACAGTGCTGCTCCCTGAGCAGTGGCCCGCTCAGCCAGGGCGACTCCCTCCGCTTTTCCCAGCAATTTAAAGTACTTGCTGACCCAGCCCGCCTGCGCCTGCTATCCATATTGTGCGACGAGGGCTGCGGCCCGATGAGTGTTACGGAGTTGACCGCGCTTTCCGGCCTTAGCCAACCGACGGTATCTCATCACCTCGGCAAGTTGAGGGAATCCGGTCTTTTAATCAAGCAACAATCGGGCCGTACCGTTACCCATCGAGTGCAAAAGGAAGCCTTCCGCACACTGCGCCAGTTACTCTCCTTCGATTAG